Proteins from a genomic interval of Geodermatophilus obscurus DSM 43160:
- a CDS encoding DUF6069 family protein produces the protein MTSRPAVATPSAPESTAPSGARHPLAAAIGVATVCSAVVNSVIAAIARGPLDASPDFQPLTAPVFLMWTVVGTVVGALGWRLITRRSARPARLLRWLVPTVVVVSLVPDLLLLAADSMPGTSVPAVLALMAMHVATAAVAVPAYQRFLPATD, from the coding sequence ATGACCAGCCGCCCCGCCGTCGCCACGCCCAGCGCCCCGGAGTCGACCGCACCCTCCGGAGCTCGTCACCCGCTCGCCGCCGCGATCGGGGTGGCCACCGTCTGCTCCGCAGTCGTCAACTCCGTGATCGCCGCCATCGCCCGCGGCCCGCTTGACGCCTCGCCGGACTTCCAGCCGCTCACCGCGCCGGTCTTCCTGATGTGGACGGTCGTCGGCACCGTCGTCGGGGCGCTGGGGTGGCGGCTCATCACGCGGCGCAGCGCCCGCCCCGCGCGCCTGCTGCGCTGGCTGGTCCCCACAGTGGTCGTGGTCTCCCTCGTCCCGGACCTCCTGCTGCTCGCCGCCGACTCGATGCCCGGCACCAGCGTTCCCGCCGTGCTCGCCCTCATGGCCATGCACGTCGCCACCGCAGCGGTCGCCGTCCCCGCCTACCAGCGGTTCCTGCCCGCCACCGACTGA
- a CDS encoding NAD(P)-dependent alcohol dehydrogenase, which produces MTTSRAARMQAVVQDRYGTPEVLQVRHVPRPAIAEDEVLVRAHAAGVDRGVWHLMTGLPYAVRLAGYGIRAPKGPVLGGDVAGVVEAVGAAVTRFRPGDAVLGIGTGAFAEYVRAREDKLVPKPAELTFVQAAALPVSGLTALQAVRDHANVQPGQQVLVLGASGGVGTYAVQLAKARGATVIGVCRTAKVDLVRALGADQVVDYTRTDPTDGSRRYDRILDIGGSTPLSSLRRALTPAGRLTIIGGETEGRWLGGYDRTLRAPLLSMFVRQDLGRPWVCSENHVDLAVLVEHVAAGEVTPLVDRTFLLSEAAAAIRHLIDGRAGGKVVITVDATTHR; this is translated from the coding sequence ATGACCACCTCCCGAGCCGCCCGCATGCAAGCGGTTGTGCAGGACCGGTACGGGACCCCGGAGGTCCTGCAGGTCCGGCACGTCCCGCGTCCGGCCATCGCAGAGGACGAGGTCCTCGTCCGCGCTCACGCCGCCGGTGTGGACCGGGGTGTCTGGCACCTCATGACTGGGCTGCCCTACGCCGTACGCCTCGCGGGTTACGGAATCCGGGCACCGAAGGGCCCCGTCCTCGGCGGGGACGTCGCCGGCGTCGTCGAAGCCGTCGGTGCCGCGGTGACCCGCTTCCGCCCCGGTGACGCCGTCCTCGGCATCGGCACCGGCGCGTTCGCCGAGTACGTGCGGGCCCGCGAGGACAAGCTCGTGCCCAAGCCGGCCGAGCTCACCTTCGTCCAGGCCGCCGCGCTCCCCGTCTCCGGCCTGACGGCCCTGCAGGCGGTGCGCGACCACGCCAACGTCCAGCCCGGCCAGCAGGTCCTCGTCCTCGGCGCATCGGGCGGCGTCGGGACCTACGCCGTGCAGCTGGCCAAGGCCCGGGGTGCCACCGTCATCGGGGTCTGCCGCACCGCGAAGGTCGACCTCGTGCGGGCTCTCGGCGCCGACCAGGTCGTCGACTACACCCGCACGGACCCGACAGATGGCAGCCGTCGCTACGACCGGATCCTCGACATCGGGGGCAGCACCCCGCTGTCCAGCCTGCGGCGTGCCCTCACGCCGGCGGGACGGCTGACGATCATCGGTGGCGAGACCGAGGGGCGGTGGCTCGGCGGCTACGACCGCACGCTCCGGGCGCCACTGCTGTCGATGTTCGTCCGCCAGGACCTCGGCAGGCCCTGGGTCTGCTCCGAGAACCACGTCGACCTGGCCGTGCTGGTCGAGCACGTGGCCGCAGGTGAGGTCACCCCGCTAGTCGACCGGACCTTCCTGCTCTCCGAGGCCGCCGCCGCGATCCGGCACCTGATCGACGGACGGGCCGGCGGAAAGGTCGTCATCACCGTCGACGCCACCACCCACCGCTGA
- a CDS encoding trehalase-like domain-containing protein, with protein sequence MRASAAAVVAGPSVVMVDSQLVVEATDTLPQLTCCSKYFAEHVSASTPRVADDRHRAGRARPCDSSRPHVSSRTTPARPTRRALVTSDPAEDDRAEPGPQPRYLPVAEHGLIGDLHTVALVGTNGTIDWYCYPSFDSPSVFGAILDADRGGSFELATASPARTPAVLRPAHQRPADPLLHRRRRGRGPGLHARRPGHGDG encoded by the coding sequence ATGCGGGCGTCCGCAGCGGCGGTCGTAGCGGGACCGAGCGTGGTCATGGTGGACTCCCAGTTGGTTGTCGAGGCAACTGACACTCTGCCGCAACTCACTTGCTGCAGCAAGTATTTCGCCGAACATGTGAGCGCCTCCACTCCACGCGTCGCCGACGACCGCCACCGGGCCGGTCGAGCACGACCCTGCGATAGTTCTCGCCCTCACGTCAGCTCGCGTACCACCCCGGCCAGACCGACACGGAGGGCACTCGTGACCAGCGACCCGGCTGAGGACGATCGAGCGGAGCCCGGCCCCCAGCCGCGGTACCTCCCCGTCGCCGAGCACGGACTGATCGGCGATCTGCACACCGTGGCGCTGGTCGGCACCAACGGCACCATCGACTGGTACTGCTACCCGTCATTCGACTCGCCGAGCGTGTTCGGGGCGATCCTCGACGCCGACCGCGGAGGCTCCTTCGAGCTGGCCACCGCCTCGCCGGCGCGCACCCCGGCAGTTCTACGTCCCGCACACCAACGTCCAGCTGACCCGCTTCTACACCGGCGACGCCGTGGGCGAGGCCCAGGACTTCATGCCCGTCGGCCCGGCCACGGAGACGGCTGA
- a CDS encoding DUF4386 domain-containing protein yields the protein MTTQVDTTTRSRNARNMTAASDGAYDPTTRKAAITAGLLFLTATGTFLLGDSLVLGYFSTPTTGRSSLTSGVALQAVCALANAGIGLALLGVLSRHGKGLARGYLLVRCLEAVTILAIGVYILATTSLVANYEVIIYGFTGTAGLMLSYVLLRGRLVPTWLSWLGLVGYVAILLAIPSTLLNIATLDSGPGMLLYVPGALFELLLPILLITRGFRRTSRHAPTVRSTVLTA from the coding sequence ATGACCACCCAGGTCGACACCACGACCCGATCCCGCAATGCCAGGAACATGACCGCCGCGTCCGACGGTGCCTACGACCCCACGACCCGGAAGGCTGCCATTACCGCGGGACTGCTGTTCCTCACCGCCACGGGAACGTTCCTGCTCGGTGACTCGCTCGTCCTCGGCTACTTCTCGACGCCGACCACCGGCAGGAGCAGCCTGACCTCCGGCGTCGCGCTGCAGGCCGTGTGCGCGCTGGCGAACGCCGGCATCGGTCTCGCCCTGCTCGGGGTGCTGAGCCGCCACGGCAAGGGACTCGCCAGGGGCTACCTGTTGGTCCGCTGCCTGGAGGCTGTCACCATCCTCGCCATCGGTGTCTACATCCTGGCAACCACCAGCCTGGTGGCCAACTACGAGGTCATCATCTACGGCTTCACGGGCACCGCCGGCCTCATGCTCTCGTACGTCTTGCTCAGGGGCCGACTGGTCCCCACCTGGCTCTCGTGGCTCGGGCTGGTGGGCTATGTCGCGATCCTGCTCGCCATCCCGAGCACGCTGCTCAACATCGCCACCCTCGACTCGGGTCCCGGCATGCTCCTCTACGTGCCCGGCGCGCTGTTCGAACTGCTCCTGCCGATACTCCTGATCACGCGCGGGTTCCGCCGTACCAGCAGGCACGCGCCGACGGTCCGGTCCACCGTGCTCACGGCGTAG
- a CDS encoding DUF2218 domain-containing protein, with translation MTILSSRADVPTDAPARYAKQLVSHLGRKAPFTEDADGAWTITVGEARGRILVGDGVLTLHVEASDVETLDRLEHALGSHLERFGARAGLTVAWRRDAD, from the coding sequence ATGACCATCCTCTCCTCGCGCGCCGACGTGCCCACCGACGCCCCGGCCCGCTACGCCAAGCAGCTGGTCTCGCACCTGGGCCGCAAGGCCCCGTTCACCGAGGACGCCGACGGCGCCTGGACGATCACCGTCGGGGAGGCCCGCGGCCGGATCCTCGTCGGCGACGGCGTGCTGACGTTGCACGTCGAGGCGTCCGACGTCGAGACCCTCGACCGCCTCGAGCACGCTCTGGGCAGCCACCTCGAGCGCTTCGGTGCCCGTGCCGGCCTGACGGTCGCCTGGCGACGCGACGCCGACTGA
- a CDS encoding transposase family protein, protein MTGLSREVLAELVAELGPRWQARQDARLADRPRRRAVGAGARYRLVFLDRLLATLVHLRHGVTHDVLACWFGVSRSTITRAVGEVRPLLAERGCTVDGGVRLRTLADVVAHLGASGRVGLLDATEVRVRRPAAHRAGRARFVSGKARANTVKALVITDAAGRLLFCGQTRPGAIHDLTQVRQAGLVELLARTPSVTLLADAGYQGLSTQTAGAVLTPRPARRKNQIPVFPAVAVAHEAERRAHSAKRIRVEHGIGHLKNWRALSRHLGRREHLDTMLPAVAGLVSSQERTPRPGQLHRPPKALPAGTAA, encoded by the coding sequence GTGACCGGACTGTCTCGAGAGGTGCTGGCCGAGCTGGTCGCCGAGCTGGGCCCGCGCTGGCAGGCGCGCCAGGACGCGCGGCTGGCCGATCGGCCCCGGCGGCGGGCGGTCGGAGCCGGTGCCCGGTACCGGCTGGTGTTCCTCGACCGGCTGCTGGCCACCCTGGTGCACCTGCGCCACGGAGTCACCCATGACGTGCTGGCCTGCTGGTTTGGGGTGTCCCGTTCCACCATCACCCGCGCGGTCGGAGAGGTCCGCCCGCTGCTGGCCGAACGCGGCTGCACCGTCGACGGCGGGGTCCGGCTGCGCACCCTGGCCGACGTGGTCGCTCATCTGGGCGCCAGCGGGCGGGTCGGCCTGCTGGATGCCACCGAGGTCCGGGTGCGCCGCCCGGCGGCCCACCGGGCCGGCCGGGCTCGGTTCGTCTCGGGCAAGGCCCGCGCCAACACGGTCAAGGCGCTAGTGATCACCGATGCCGCTGGGCGGCTGCTGTTCTGCGGGCAGACCCGTCCGGGCGCCATTCACGATCTGACCCAGGTGCGCCAGGCCGGCCTGGTCGAGTTGCTGGCCCGCACCCCGAGCGTGACCCTGCTCGCCGACGCCGGGTATCAGGGCCTGAGCACCCAGACCGCCGGCGCGGTCCTCACTCCGCGGCCGGCCCGGCGGAAGAACCAGATCCCGGTCTTCCCCGCCGTTGCTGTGGCGCACGAGGCCGAACGCCGGGCTCACTCGGCCAAGCGGATCCGCGTGGAGCACGGCATCGGCCACCTGAAGAACTGGCGGGCCCTGTCACGTCACCTCGGCCGCCGCGAGCACCTGGACACGATGCTGCCCGCGGTCGCCGGACTGGTCTCCAGCCAGGAACGAACCCCACGACCGGGCCAGCTCCACCGCCCACCGAAGGCTCTTCCGGCCGGCACCGCCGCGTGA
- a CDS encoding AfsR/SARP family transcriptional regulator: MVVEVRLLGGVTAIDGEGTPLDVGSPKCRVLLAALALSAGEPVPASRLIDVVWPDDPPRTADKTLQGYVAQLRRGLGAAAITRSGGTYRLALDPDQVDVARFRRLLSAGDVDGALDAWGGTPLAGLEAPGLQAAADALVDQWMDATEDRLRRRLSTDPAAVIAALTEQTAAHPFREELWALLMIALYRAGRQADALSAFQRAREHLIDELGVEPGPRLRGVEAQILAHDQQLEGSAAAAGPPGPAPGPGPTGTVTFGFAEVADATLLWAQQGRKMAQAITRLDTVVRDVTERHGGTSVVAAGESIGVAFHRADDAATWATDLQLAVDSESWPGGIELRLQVALHTGETAEHGGGYFGLAVHTALRLAAAAHGGQVLLSAVTAALLERDDLRDLGAYRLDGMAGERTVLQLDDGDHPMPRTASTGRGDLPGRTPRLLGRERDLAAIADALEASTVVTLVGPGGVGKTTLALAAARHARTQGPWRVWLAELGEISNDADVPATIAETLGVIGGAGRTLSDSIVATLRTRPTLLVLDNCEHVVAGAAALARAIAAAGGDTLVLATSREPLAIPGEQLLRVEPLDVTGPAVELFAERARAVDATFDLHDVRTEVEEICRRLDGLPLAIELAAARTVHLTPAQLLDRLDDRFRLLAGNSRGSAERHRTLQATVQWSYDLLSHPQQLLFERLAVFAGPFDLSAAETVGGREELDAVETDRLLGDLVQRSIVTVGPGPFGRQFRLLETLREFALDRLTAHGDRETVAARHAEWCRERTADIGRLLTGQDEVEGVARLAELWPDLRAAFGWAATTGDLGLADALVRPVAPEVSLRRRVQIGDWAERILELTPPDDDFRRVYWLLWAGHRHAQAGDREALDGLVRRHGHRDHPVIRFNHTYLSDVDVDAHAASTDAVAWLREHGEHRTADILDVSGVAASLIVLQRFDELDAVAAGMAERHRLHGPATLRYFALGLRGYAAQYQGRHDDAARLFSQAEQLELPAGTYRILQTAQARLAFAAGDHPRAYRLLRDNIHTLLDSDHTDVTRMIAVEFITMMAATDRLADAAHVLPYLDTTGRFALLARESLIADAVRRMEADPALVDHLRGDPDARGALTFMRDVLDELLGSMDAERWAATGPGAGTDQSAIS; encoded by the coding sequence GTGGTGGTGGAGGTCCGGCTCCTCGGCGGTGTGACGGCCATCGACGGCGAGGGGACCCCGCTGGACGTGGGGTCGCCGAAGTGCCGTGTCCTGCTGGCCGCGCTGGCGCTGTCGGCGGGCGAACCGGTGCCGGCCTCACGCCTGATCGACGTGGTGTGGCCCGACGACCCGCCCCGCACCGCGGACAAGACACTGCAGGGGTACGTCGCGCAGCTGCGCCGCGGGCTTGGGGCGGCGGCGATCACCCGGAGCGGCGGGACCTATCGACTCGCGCTGGACCCCGACCAGGTCGACGTGGCCCGGTTCCGTCGGCTGCTGAGCGCCGGGGACGTCGACGGCGCGCTGGACGCCTGGGGCGGCACCCCGCTGGCCGGCCTGGAGGCACCCGGACTCCAGGCCGCGGCAGACGCACTGGTGGACCAGTGGATGGACGCGACGGAGGACCGGCTGCGCCGGCGGCTGTCCACCGACCCGGCGGCCGTCATCGCTGCCCTGACCGAGCAGACCGCGGCTCACCCGTTCCGCGAGGAGCTGTGGGCCCTGCTGATGATTGCGCTGTACCGAGCGGGACGACAGGCCGATGCGCTGTCCGCGTTCCAGCGCGCCCGGGAGCACCTGATCGACGAGCTCGGCGTCGAACCGGGCCCACGCCTGCGGGGGGTCGAGGCGCAGATTCTCGCCCACGACCAGCAGCTCGAGGGCAGCGCCGCGGCGGCGGGCCCACCGGGGCCAGCGCCCGGGCCCGGACCGACCGGGACCGTGACGTTCGGCTTCGCCGAGGTCGCCGATGCCACGCTGCTGTGGGCCCAGCAGGGTCGCAAGATGGCTCAGGCGATCACCCGACTGGACACCGTCGTCCGCGACGTCACCGAGCGGCACGGCGGTACCAGCGTCGTCGCCGCCGGCGAGTCGATCGGCGTGGCGTTCCACCGGGCCGACGATGCGGCCACGTGGGCGACCGACCTGCAGCTCGCGGTCGACTCGGAGTCCTGGCCCGGCGGGATCGAGCTGCGCCTCCAGGTGGCGCTGCACACCGGCGAGACCGCGGAACACGGCGGCGGCTACTTCGGGCTGGCGGTGCACACCGCCTTGCGGCTGGCGGCCGCCGCCCACGGTGGGCAGGTCCTCCTGTCAGCGGTGACGGCCGCGCTGCTGGAACGCGACGACCTCCGAGACCTCGGCGCCTACCGGCTCGACGGCATGGCCGGGGAACGCACCGTGCTCCAGCTGGATGACGGCGACCACCCGATGCCGCGGACCGCCTCTACGGGGCGGGGCGACCTCCCCGGCCGTACCCCTCGGCTCCTCGGCCGCGAGCGAGACCTCGCGGCCATCGCCGACGCACTGGAGGCATCGACGGTCGTCACCCTGGTCGGCCCCGGTGGGGTCGGCAAGACCACGCTCGCACTGGCAGCCGCTCGGCACGCTCGGACCCAGGGCCCCTGGCGGGTCTGGCTCGCCGAGCTGGGCGAGATCTCGAACGACGCCGACGTGCCCGCCACGATCGCGGAGACCCTCGGCGTCATCGGCGGCGCCGGCCGGACCCTGAGCGATTCGATCGTGGCGACGCTGCGCACGCGTCCGACTCTGCTCGTCCTGGACAACTGCGAACACGTCGTGGCCGGCGCGGCAGCGCTGGCCCGGGCGATCGCGGCCGCCGGCGGGGACACGCTGGTCCTGGCCACCTCCCGCGAACCGCTGGCCATCCCCGGCGAACAGCTGCTGCGGGTGGAGCCGCTGGACGTGACCGGCCCCGCGGTGGAGCTCTTCGCAGAGCGGGCCCGCGCCGTGGACGCGACGTTCGACCTGCACGACGTGCGGACGGAGGTCGAGGAGATCTGCCGTCGCCTGGACGGTCTGCCGCTGGCGATCGAGCTCGCCGCCGCACGCACGGTCCACCTGACACCGGCCCAGCTGCTCGATCGGCTCGACGACCGCTTCCGGCTCCTGGCCGGCAACAGCCGGGGCAGCGCGGAGCGTCACCGGACCCTGCAGGCCACCGTGCAGTGGTCCTACGACCTGCTGTCACACCCCCAGCAGCTGCTGTTCGAACGGCTGGCGGTGTTCGCCGGTCCCTTCGACCTGTCCGCTGCGGAGACGGTCGGAGGGCGCGAGGAGCTGGACGCCGTGGAGACCGACCGGCTGCTCGGCGACCTCGTGCAGCGCTCGATCGTCACTGTCGGCCCTGGCCCCTTCGGCCGGCAATTCCGCCTGCTGGAGACCCTGCGGGAGTTCGCGCTCGACCGACTCACCGCACATGGCGACCGGGAGACGGTCGCCGCGCGCCACGCCGAGTGGTGCCGCGAACGGACGGCGGACATCGGCCGGCTGCTGACCGGGCAGGACGAGGTCGAGGGCGTCGCCCGGCTCGCCGAGCTGTGGCCCGACCTGCGCGCGGCGTTCGGCTGGGCCGCCACCACCGGGGACCTCGGCCTGGCCGACGCCCTGGTGCGCCCCGTCGCCCCCGAGGTCAGCCTCCGGCGGCGGGTCCAGATCGGCGACTGGGCCGAACGGATCCTCGAGCTGACGCCACCCGACGACGACTTCCGCCGGGTCTACTGGCTGCTGTGGGCCGGGCACCGGCATGCGCAGGCCGGAGACCGCGAGGCACTCGACGGACTCGTGCGACGCCATGGCCACCGGGATCATCCCGTGATCCGGTTCAACCACACCTACCTGTCGGACGTGGACGTGGACGCCCACGCCGCCTCGACGGACGCGGTCGCGTGGTTGCGCGAGCACGGCGAGCACCGCACGGCGGACATCCTGGACGTGTCCGGTGTCGCGGCGTCCCTCATCGTGTTGCAGCGCTTCGATGAACTCGACGCCGTGGCCGCGGGCATGGCGGAGCGACACCGCCTCCACGGCCCGGCCACCCTCCGGTACTTTGCCCTCGGCCTGCGCGGCTACGCCGCCCAGTACCAGGGCCGGCACGACGACGCGGCCCGGTTGTTCTCGCAGGCCGAGCAGCTGGAGCTCCCGGCCGGGACCTACCGGATCCTGCAGACGGCGCAGGCGCGGCTCGCCTTCGCCGCCGGTGACCACCCGCGGGCGTACCGGCTCCTGCGCGACAACATCCACACGCTCCTCGACAGCGACCACACGGACGTGACGCGCATGATCGCCGTCGAGTTCATCACCATGATGGCGGCCACGGACCGCCTCGCCGATGCGGCCCACGTGCTGCCCTACCTCGACACGACCGGCAGGTTCGCCCTCCTCGCGCGGGAGAGCCTCATCGCTGACGCAGTGCGCCGGATGGAAGCCGACCCGGCCCTGGTCGACCACCTCCGCGGAGACCCGGACGCCCGCGGGGCCCTGACGTTTATGCGGGACGTGCTCGACGAGCTCCTCGGGAGCATGGACGCGGAACGGTGGGCTGCCACGGGTCCCGGCGCGGGTACGGATCAGTCCGCGATCAGCTGA
- a CDS encoding NADP-dependent oxidoreductase, translating to MDNAVATGFLAQMGLPHEYPLVIGRDAAGVVEAVGAGVDHVAVGDEVLGHVLLAPPISAGTLAEHAVLPAATVTPKPAGLDFTTAAALPLAGAAAVQSIDAIDPQPGQTVLVNGASGGVGSFAVQLLAARGVTVVATGTPADADRLTALGAARVIDHTAGPVAEQVRAAYPDGVDALVSLYGMDPAGTPISAVRTGGKVAGVAAVPDEATLAAAGLTGTSVMATPTREVLAPLAQQAAAGDLKVTVADVLPLEQATEGLGRLATGGAGGKLVVTVEG from the coding sequence ATCGACAACGCCGTCGCCACCGGTTTCCTCGCCCAGATGGGCCTGCCGCACGAGTACCCGCTCGTGATCGGCCGCGACGCCGCCGGCGTCGTGGAGGCCGTCGGCGCCGGTGTCGACCACGTCGCCGTCGGCGACGAGGTGCTCGGCCACGTGCTGCTGGCCCCGCCGATCTCGGCCGGCACCCTCGCCGAGCACGCCGTCCTGCCGGCCGCCACGGTCACGCCCAAGCCCGCCGGCCTGGACTTCACCACCGCCGCCGCCCTCCCGCTGGCCGGCGCAGCCGCCGTGCAGTCCATCGACGCGATCGACCCCCAGCCCGGGCAGACCGTGCTGGTCAACGGCGCCTCCGGCGGCGTCGGCTCCTTCGCCGTGCAGCTGCTGGCCGCCCGGGGTGTCACCGTCGTGGCCACCGGCACGCCCGCCGACGCCGACCGGCTCACCGCCCTCGGCGCCGCCCGGGTCATCGACCACACCGCCGGCCCGGTCGCCGAGCAGGTCCGCGCCGCCTACCCCGACGGCGTCGACGCCCTGGTCAGCCTCTACGGCATGGACCCCGCCGGCACCCCCATCTCCGCCGTGCGCACTGGTGGCAAGGTCGCCGGCGTCGCGGCGGTGCCCGACGAGGCCACCCTCGCCGCCGCCGGGCTCACCGGCACCTCCGTCATGGCCACCCCCACCCGGGAGGTCCTCGCCCCGCTCGCCCAACAGGCCGCGGCCGGGGACCTGAAGGTCACCGTCGCCGACGTCCTGCCCCTCGAGCAGGCCACCGAGGGCCTGGGCCGGCTCGCCACCGGCGGCGCCGGCGGCAAGCTCGTCGTCACCGTCGAGGGCTGA
- a CDS encoding VOC family protein: protein MNVNAITWHSITVEPEQLDAQKKFLTETLGLTLAMEMYGVFVYALPDGGMLELYTPQTAPDFGYNGSIAFGFRVDDVEAASAEIAAAGGELLGEINRVPDLDYAYRHFRGVDGRVYGLNESKPQPR, encoded by the coding sequence TTGAACGTCAACGCCATCACCTGGCACTCCATCACCGTCGAGCCCGAGCAGCTCGACGCCCAGAAGAAGTTCCTCACCGAGACCCTCGGTCTGACCCTGGCGATGGAGATGTACGGCGTCTTCGTGTACGCGCTCCCGGACGGGGGGATGCTGGAGCTCTACACGCCGCAGACCGCCCCGGACTTCGGCTACAACGGCTCCATCGCCTTCGGCTTCCGGGTCGACGACGTCGAGGCGGCCAGCGCCGAGATCGCCGCGGCGGGCGGCGAGCTGCTCGGGGAGATCAACCGGGTGCCCGACCTGGACTACGCCTACCGCCACTTCCGCGGCGTGGACGGCCGCGTCTACGGCCTCAACGAGAGCAAGCCGCAGCCCCGCTGA
- a CDS encoding GtrA family protein, giving the protein MNVVSRSRSLVDRLRSDEGPAQFARFVVVGGLSSAVYALLFLALAGFGDQAAMVAGSVASSVLANELHRRLTFHAGERVTWQAAQAEGGALVVAGMVLTGLALYGWDAVAGPGSALTDLAVIATVTATIGLVRFAALRWLFRPPAHAPALALA; this is encoded by the coding sequence ATGAACGTCGTCAGCAGGAGCCGATCGCTCGTGGACCGGCTGCGCAGCGACGAGGGGCCGGCCCAGTTCGCCCGGTTCGTCGTCGTCGGTGGCCTCTCGAGCGCGGTGTACGCCCTCCTCTTCCTGGCCCTGGCCGGGTTCGGCGACCAGGCGGCCATGGTCGCGGGATCGGTCGCCTCCTCCGTGCTGGCCAACGAGTTGCACCGCCGGCTGACCTTCCACGCCGGCGAGCGGGTGACCTGGCAGGCCGCGCAGGCGGAGGGCGGGGCGCTCGTCGTCGCCGGGATGGTCCTGACCGGCCTCGCGCTGTACGGGTGGGACGCCGTGGCTGGCCCGGGCAGTGCGCTCACCGACCTGGCGGTCATCGCCACCGTCACCGCGACGATCGGGCTCGTCCGGTTCGCCGCACTGCGCTGGCTGTTCCGGCCGCCCGCCCACGCCCCCGCCCTGGCCCTGGCCTGA
- a CDS encoding DoxX family protein, with product MNVVLWIVAGLLAVAFLAAGLMKLTQPKKKLADSGMGWTEDFSDGAVKGIGALEVLGAAGLILPAALDIVPVLVPIAATGLALLMLGAAVTHARRKESTNIVVNIVLLALAAFVAWGRFGPYAF from the coding sequence GTGAACGTCGTCTTGTGGATCGTGGCCGGGCTGCTGGCCGTCGCCTTCCTCGCCGCCGGGCTGATGAAGCTCACCCAGCCGAAGAAGAAGCTCGCCGACTCCGGCATGGGCTGGACCGAGGACTTCAGCGACGGCGCGGTCAAGGGCATCGGCGCCCTGGAGGTGCTCGGCGCCGCGGGCCTGATCCTGCCCGCCGCGCTGGACATCGTCCCGGTGCTGGTGCCGATCGCCGCCACCGGCCTGGCCCTGCTCATGCTGGGCGCCGCGGTGACCCACGCCCGCCGCAAGGAGTCGACGAACATCGTCGTCAACATCGTGCTGCTCGCCCTGGCCGCGTTCGTGGCCTGGGGCCGGTTCGGCCCGTACGCCTTCTGA
- a CDS encoding DODA-type extradiol aromatic ring-opening family dioxygenase — MPAVQLSTPSLDPEALLRLGERLHTLREGILVIGSGTMTRSFTVFRRPEPAGHTAAFDEWATDAIARSDVDALLDYRAKGPSADIAHPTADHFVPLLLTLGAGTTPGQSVTTAFDGMWMGNSIRSFQAA; from the coding sequence GTGCCTGCCGTCCAGCTGAGCACGCCGAGCCTGGATCCCGAGGCCCTGTTGAGGCTGGGGGAGCGGCTCCACACCCTGCGTGAGGGCATCCTGGTCATCGGCTCGGGGACCATGACCCGCAGCTTCACCGTCTTCCGCCGGCCTGAGCCGGCGGGCCACACCGCCGCCTTCGACGAGTGGGCCACCGACGCCATCGCGCGCAGCGACGTCGACGCCCTGCTCGACTACCGCGCCAAGGGACCGAGCGCGGACATCGCCCACCCGACCGCCGACCACTTCGTGCCCCTGCTGCTCACCCTCGGTGCAGGCACCACGCCCGGCCAGTCGGTGACGACCGCCTTCGACGGCATGTGGATGGGCAACTCGATCCGCTCCTTCCAGGCGGCCTGA
- a CDS encoding MarR family winged helix-turn-helix transcriptional regulator — protein MEAVEEPRWLTAEEQQTWLELIGVLTWLPDAIDAQLQRDAGVSHFEYQVMAMLSMAPQRTRRMSEVAALANGSLTRLSRTVDRLDKRGWVIRRPDPEDGRATLAVLTDAGWNKVVTTAPGHVAEVRRLVLDPLTRTQVRQLHEIATRIRQVVSPGGCLPTLATPDTP, from the coding sequence GTGGAAGCGGTCGAGGAGCCGCGGTGGTTGACCGCGGAGGAGCAGCAGACCTGGCTGGAGCTGATCGGGGTGCTCACCTGGCTGCCCGACGCCATCGACGCCCAGCTGCAGCGCGACGCCGGCGTCAGCCACTTCGAGTACCAGGTGATGGCGATGCTGTCCATGGCCCCGCAGCGCACCCGACGGATGAGCGAGGTCGCCGCGCTGGCCAACGGGTCGCTGACCCGGCTGTCCCGGACCGTCGACCGGCTGGACAAGCGTGGCTGGGTGATCCGCCGGCCCGATCCCGAGGACGGCCGCGCCACCCTGGCCGTGCTCACCGACGCCGGCTGGAACAAGGTCGTCACCACCGCCCCCGGCCACGTCGCCGAGGTCCGCCGCCTGGTCCTCGACCCGCTGACCAGGACCCAGGTCCGCCAGCTGCACGAGATCGCCACCCGGATCCGGCAGGTCGTCAGCCCAGGCGGATGCCTCCCGACCCTGGCGACGCCGGACACCCCCTGA